ACTCGACCGTTGGCCAACGCCTCCGGCCCCCAGTCGGCAAGTTCGCGTTCGAATTGATCACTCATCGGAGCGTTTAGGAATCTTCGAGGGCTTTTGTGATATCGACGATCGCAGCTTTTCCGTCGCCGAACAGCATGAGGGCGTTGTCGGCGGCAAACAACGGGTTCGGAATACCAGCAAACCCGGGACTCAGGCTCCGTTTGATCACCACAACTGTGCGGGCTTTATCGACATCAATAATCGGCATCCCTGCGATCGCGCTTTGAGGGTCGGTGCGGGCGACAGGATTCACGGTGTCATTTGCACCAAGGACGATGGCAACGTCTGCTTGGTCCATCGTCGGATTGATGTCGTCCATTTCCTTGAGCAACTCGTATGGAATATCCGCCTCGGCAAGCAACACATTCATGTGCCCCGGCATCCGACCGGCAACCGGATGAATGCCGAACTCGATTTCACATCCAAGGGCCGTCAATCGAGTTGCTAAGTCTCTCACGGCATGTTGTGCTTGGGCAACGGCCATTCCGTATCCGGGAACGATGACCACTCGTTGCGCATCTTCAAGCAACATCGCGACCTCGTCTGCCGATGTCGATTTCACATTGGCGTAGATGTCGTCCGCGGAGTCACTCGAACCGGTGGACTGCAATGTGCCGAACAACACCGCTGCCAGCGAACGGTTCATGGCTTTGCACATGATTTGAGTGAGGATCAACCCAGACGCCCCCACCAATGAACCCGCTGTAATCAGCACGTTGTTGCCGAGAACGAAACCTGTCATTGCCGCGGCAAGACCGGAGTAGGAGTTGAGCAAGGCGATCACGACGGGCATGTCCGCACCGCCGATCGAAACAACCAAAAACACGCCCAATACCAAAGCGAGCGGCACCATCAGCCAGTATGCCAAAATGGAATTCGCGGCATCGAACGTCATCCATACCGCCAACCCGACACATAAAATGGCCAAGACCGCATTCAACGCCTGCTGACCGGGAAACCGGATATTCTTGAGTGCTTTCAACTCGCGGAGTTTGCCAAACGCGATCAAACTGCCGGAGAACGTGACCGTTCCAATCAATCCCGACAATGCCGTTGCCGCGAGTGTTGGGGTATCAACGTCGCTCGGGCCATCCGATCCTGCGAGAAACGCACCCGCGACCAACGTGGAGGCAATCCCACCGAAGCCGTTGAACAACGCAACGAGTTCGGGCATAGCGGTCATTTCAATTTTGATCGCCAAGACCAGCCCGGCGATTGTGCCAACCGCCAAACCAGCAATGATCAATCCCCAACCAAATTCCGGACCGATCAACGTCACGATCACCGCGACCAGCATCCCCAGCGCACCATACAGGTTTCCGCGTACGGCGGTTCGCGGGTGGGTCAAACCTTTCAATCCGAGGATGAAAAGCACGGCAGCCACGAGATAGGCCAAGTCGGTCCAAGCCGGATTCACTCTGCTCACTCCTCAATGGTCGTGTGTTCGTTTCGAGTCTGTCTACTTACGTTTGCGGAACATCGACAACATGCGATGCGTGACGAGAAACCCGCCGACGACGTTCATCGTGGCAAACGCAATCGCCAATACGCCGAGCACCTTCGCGGTTGTCGTCGCTCCCTGTTCGAGCGTCAACAATGCCCCGATCAACGTGATCCCACTGATGGCGTTGGAACCGGACATGAGCGGGGTGTGCAGCGTGGGCGGAATTTTCGTAATGATTTCCACACCGACGAAAATCGCCAACACAAACACTGTCAGCAACATGATCCACTGCGTCGCAGGTGTGCTCGCGTGGTTCGCGACCGTCTCGGCGAATAGGATCGGCATGGTGAAAACTGCTCCAATGTGGAATCGGTGTCAGGACGTGGGTTCGTTAGGTTGATGGCGTGGGATTGAGCAATTCACGCACACGATCGTTCGTGACTTGGCCACCATGCGTGATCAGAGTCTCGCGGATGATTTCGTCGTCCACATTCGGCGACAACTCGCCATCGTCGAGAACCGTTTTCTTCAGATGAACCAAGAAGGTCGCCAAGTTCTTCGCGTACATTTCGCTGGCGTGTTGCGGAATCTGCGAAGGCAAATTCAACGGACCAAGCACTTGCACGCCATTCTCGACGATGGTTTCGCCAGGCTGCGTTAGTTCGCAGTTCCCACCACGTTCGGCAGCCACGTCGACAATGACCGAACCGGGAGCCATCGCATGCACCATTT
This portion of the Thalassoroseus pseudoceratinae genome encodes:
- a CDS encoding NAD(P)(+) transhydrogenase (Re/Si-specific) subunit beta, with the protein product MNPAWTDLAYLVAAVLFILGLKGLTHPRTAVRGNLYGALGMLVAVIVTLIGPEFGWGLIIAGLAVGTIAGLVLAIKIEMTAMPELVALFNGFGGIASTLVAGAFLAGSDGPSDVDTPTLAATALSGLIGTVTFSGSLIAFGKLRELKALKNIRFPGQQALNAVLAILCVGLAVWMTFDAANSILAYWLMVPLALVLGVFLVVSIGGADMPVVIALLNSYSGLAAAMTGFVLGNNVLITAGSLVGASGLILTQIMCKAMNRSLAAVLFGTLQSTGSSDSADDIYANVKSTSADEVAMLLEDAQRVVIVPGYGMAVAQAQHAVRDLATRLTALGCEIEFGIHPVAGRMPGHMNVLLAEADIPYELLKEMDDINPTMDQADVAIVLGANDTVNPVARTDPQSAIAGMPIIDVDKARTVVVIKRSLSPGFAGIPNPLFAADNALMLFGDGKAAIVDITKALEDS
- a CDS encoding NAD(P) transhydrogenase subunit alpha, encoding MLLTVFVLAIFVGVEIITKIPPTLHTPLMSGSNAISGITLIGALLTLEQGATTTAKVLGVLAIAFATMNVVGGFLVTHRMLSMFRKRK